A single window of Modestobacter italicus DNA harbors:
- a CDS encoding HNH endonuclease signature motif containing protein, whose product MGELQSALDALAAEDLFALPSGAVLARTAALLQLANRVAAELTRTVRHADATGAAEHDGKKTMASWLRGHGHLTPGEAGRMVRSGRALEHLPATAAAFADGTVTAGQVAAIAPIADDAARAAADAQGVDLGVIDQALVVVAHSESHARLPQVVHHYREALDPDGAEPDPTEGRRFTVTRHADGSGTGRFDLDAVGIEKVLAGIESIVQASRPKGDERTRAQQQADALVQLVDNQLAAGNLPTLRTQKPHVVLGLDMDDFVDPATNPGAARTGFGSQISAARARWLACDGSISRIVMGPDGVPLDLGRDHRVVTPGLRKAVEARDGHCVFAGCDAPTHWCDVHHLIHWINGGETNLDNSGLLCERHHTKVHHGFRVERDPDGRWHTWRPDGTEILIGPRLLV is encoded by the coding sequence GCTGACCCGCACCGTGCGGCACGCTGACGCCACCGGCGCGGCTGAGCATGACGGTAAGAAGACGATGGCCTCCTGGCTGCGCGGCCACGGCCATCTCACCCCTGGCGAAGCCGGTCGGATGGTGCGCTCGGGTCGGGCCTTGGAGCATCTGCCGGCCACCGCGGCGGCGTTTGCCGACGGCACGGTGACTGCCGGGCAGGTGGCTGCGATCGCGCCGATCGCGGACGACGCGGCGCGGGCTGCCGCGGACGCGCAGGGCGTGGACCTGGGCGTCATCGACCAGGCGCTGGTCGTTGTCGCGCACAGTGAGTCTCACGCGCGGTTGCCGCAGGTGGTGCACCACTACCGGGAGGCCCTCGACCCCGACGGGGCCGAGCCCGACCCCACCGAGGGACGGCGGTTCACTGTCACCCGGCACGCCGATGGCAGCGGCACCGGCCGCTTCGACCTGGATGCGGTCGGGATCGAGAAGGTGCTGGCCGGGATCGAGTCGATCGTGCAGGCCTCCCGCCCGAAGGGTGATGAGCGGACCCGCGCCCAGCAGCAGGCCGACGCCCTGGTGCAGCTGGTCGACAACCAGCTGGCTGCCGGGAACCTGCCCACGCTGCGGACGCAGAAGCCGCACGTGGTGCTCGGGCTGGACATGGACGACTTCGTCGACCCCGCGACCAACCCCGGCGCCGCCAGGACAGGGTTCGGGTCGCAGATCTCGGCCGCGCGGGCCCGCTGGCTGGCCTGCGACGGCAGCATCTCCCGCATCGTGATGGGCCCCGACGGGGTCCCGCTGGACCTGGGCCGCGACCACCGGGTGGTCACGCCCGGGCTCCGCAAGGCCGTCGAGGCCCGCGACGGGCACTGCGTGTTCGCCGGATGCGATGCCCCGACGCACTGGTGCGACGTCCACCACCTGATCCACTGGATCAACGGTGGGGAGACCAACCTGGACAACTCCGGGCTGCTCTGCGAACGGCACCACACCAAGGTCCACCACGGGTTCCGGGTCGAACGAGATCCCGACGGGCGATGGCACACCTGGCGGCCCGACGGCACCGAGATCCTCATCGGACCGAGACTGCTCGTCTGA
- the ychF gene encoding redox-regulated ATPase YchF, whose protein sequence is MSLTIGIVGLPNVGKSTLFNALTKNDVLAANYPFATIEPNVGVVGVPDPRLAKLAEVFSSQKIIPATVSFVDIAGIVRGASEGQGLGNKFLANIRESDAICQVIRVFTDPDVVHVEGKVDPADDIETINTELVLADLQTLEKAIPRLEKESRKDKERKALHDAAVAAQEVLDKGTTLFAAGVDPEPLRELTLLTTKPFLYVFNVDADELANTEVLDELRALVAPAEAIFLDAQTESELIELPADEAAELLASIGQDEPGLDQLARVGFRTLGLQTYLTAGPKESRAWTIPVGATAPQAAGVIHTDFQRGFIKAEVVSFDQLMEAGSMAEAKSRGWVRIEGKDYVMADGDVVEFRFNV, encoded by the coding sequence GTGAGTCTCACCATCGGGATCGTCGGCCTGCCCAACGTCGGCAAGTCGACGCTCTTCAACGCGCTTACCAAGAACGACGTGCTCGCCGCGAACTACCCGTTCGCCACGATCGAGCCCAACGTCGGCGTCGTCGGCGTCCCCGACCCGCGGCTGGCCAAGCTGGCCGAGGTGTTCAGCTCGCAGAAGATCATCCCGGCGACGGTGTCCTTCGTCGACATCGCCGGCATCGTGCGCGGCGCCAGCGAGGGCCAGGGGCTGGGCAACAAGTTCCTCGCCAACATCCGCGAGAGCGACGCGATCTGCCAGGTGATCCGGGTGTTCACCGACCCCGACGTCGTCCACGTCGAGGGCAAGGTCGACCCGGCCGACGACATCGAGACGATCAACACCGAGCTGGTGCTGGCCGACCTGCAGACGCTGGAGAAGGCCATCCCGCGGCTGGAGAAGGAGTCGCGGAAGGACAAGGAGCGCAAGGCGCTGCACGACGCTGCCGTCGCCGCCCAGGAGGTGCTCGACAAGGGGACGACGCTGTTCGCCGCCGGCGTCGACCCCGAGCCGCTGCGCGAGCTGACGCTGCTGACCACCAAGCCGTTCCTGTACGTCTTCAACGTCGACGCCGACGAGCTGGCCAACACCGAGGTGCTCGACGAGCTGCGGGCGCTGGTCGCCCCGGCCGAGGCGATCTTCCTCGACGCGCAGACCGAGTCCGAGCTGATCGAGCTGCCCGCCGACGAGGCAGCTGAGCTGCTGGCCTCCATCGGCCAGGACGAGCCGGGCCTCGACCAGCTGGCCCGGGTCGGCTTCCGCACGCTGGGGCTTCAGACCTACCTGACCGCCGGCCCCAAGGAGTCGCGGGCCTGGACGATCCCGGTCGGCGCCACTGCTCCGCAGGCGGCCGGCGTCATCCACACCGACTTCCAGCGCGGCTTCATCAAGGCCGAGGTCGTCAGCTTCGACCAGCTGATGGAGGCCGGCTCGATGGCCGAGGCCAAGTCCCGCGGCTGGGTGCGGATCGAGGGCAAGGACTACGTCATGGCCGACGGCGACGTCGTGGAGTTCCGCTTCAACGTGTGA
- a CDS encoding helix-turn-helix transcriptional regulator, whose protein sequence is MVIDRAGLAGFLRGRREALQPEDVGLLRGPRRRTAGLRREEVAVLCHMSTDYYTRIERERGPQPSAQMIASIAQGLHLSLDERDHLYRLAGHQPPQRGASSEHVSPGLLRIFDRLGDTPAEIVTELGETLRQTPLSVALTGDATRYTGPARSRGYRWFTDPSARLLHVAEDRAHLSRMYAAGLRALLAVRGPGSRAAQLTDLLLERSEEFRVLWETHEVGIHPDEVKRYEHPEVGRLELNCQTLVDPDQAHRLMVYTAVPGTESHEKLQMLAVIGTQSLSSPSLGGADPGDS, encoded by the coding sequence GTGGTGATCGACCGAGCCGGGTTGGCCGGGTTCCTGCGGGGTCGCCGAGAGGCGCTGCAGCCCGAGGACGTCGGCCTGCTCCGCGGGCCGCGCCGCCGGACCGCCGGCCTGCGCCGGGAGGAGGTCGCCGTCCTCTGCCACATGTCGACCGACTACTACACGCGGATCGAGCGCGAGCGCGGCCCGCAGCCCTCGGCGCAGATGATCGCCTCAATCGCGCAGGGGCTGCACCTGTCCCTCGACGAGCGCGACCACCTGTACCGGCTGGCCGGGCACCAGCCGCCGCAGCGGGGGGCGAGCAGCGAGCACGTGAGCCCGGGCCTGCTGCGGATCTTCGACCGCCTCGGCGACACCCCCGCCGAGATCGTCACCGAGCTCGGCGAGACGCTGCGCCAGACACCGCTGTCGGTGGCCCTCACCGGCGACGCGACGCGGTACACCGGCCCGGCGCGGAGCCGGGGTTACCGCTGGTTCACCGACCCGTCGGCCCGGCTGCTGCACGTGGCGGAGGACCGGGCGCACCTGTCCCGCATGTACGCCGCCGGGCTCCGCGCCCTCTTGGCGGTGCGCGGGCCCGGGTCACGGGCGGCGCAGCTGACCGACCTGCTGCTGGAGCGCAGCGAGGAGTTCCGCGTGCTGTGGGAGACGCACGAGGTGGGCATCCACCCGGACGAGGTCAAGCGCTACGAGCACCCCGAGGTCGGCCGGCTCGAGCTGAACTGCCAGACGCTCGTCGACCCGGACCAGGCCCACCGGTTGATGGTCTACACGGCAGTGCCCGGCACCGAGAGCCACGAGAAGCTGCAGATGCTCGCGGTGATCGGCACCCAGTCGCTCAGCTCACCGAGCCTCGGCGGCGCAGACCCCGGGGACTCCTGA
- a CDS encoding SDR family oxidoreductase has protein sequence MARTTIDITVPDLSGRRAVLTGGSDGIGLVIARRLAAAGADLVLPVRDRGKGEAAVAHIRARVPGATVTLHALDLASLDSVAAFAAALLTEGRPVDVLIANAGVMTPPERRTTVDGHELQLGTNHLGHVALVAHLMPLLRAGRARVTSQTSVAANSNAVHWDDLDWERSYHPMRAYSSSKIAVGLFALELDRRSRAHGWGLTSNLAHPGIAPTNLLSAQPGIGRPSESREIRLIRRLSALGVAGTPETAALPALLAATSPDAAGSRFYGPSRFRHMSGPPAEQELYRPLRSAEDAQRIWRLSEQLTGVSFPDGTAGPALGLRAEHGQPA, from the coding sequence ATGGCCCGCACGACGATCGACATCACCGTCCCCGACCTCTCGGGACGACGAGCGGTGCTCACCGGGGGGAGCGACGGCATCGGCCTGGTCATCGCCCGCCGGCTCGCCGCGGCCGGCGCCGACCTGGTCCTCCCGGTCCGGGACCGCGGCAAGGGCGAGGCGGCCGTCGCCCACATCCGCGCCCGGGTCCCCGGGGCGACCGTCACCCTGCACGCCCTCGACCTCGCCTCGCTCGACTCGGTCGCCGCCTTCGCCGCCGCCCTGCTCACCGAGGGCCGCCCGGTCGACGTCCTGATCGCCAACGCCGGGGTGATGACCCCGCCGGAGCGGCGGACGACGGTCGACGGGCACGAGCTGCAGCTCGGGACCAACCACCTCGGGCACGTCGCCCTCGTGGCGCACCTGATGCCGCTGCTGCGCGCCGGCCGGGCGCGCGTCACCTCGCAGACCAGCGTGGCCGCGAACAGCAACGCCGTCCACTGGGACGACCTGGACTGGGAGCGCTCGTACCACCCGATGCGCGCCTACAGCTCGTCGAAGATCGCCGTCGGCCTCTTCGCCCTCGAGCTCGACCGCCGCAGCCGGGCGCACGGCTGGGGCCTGACGAGCAACCTCGCCCACCCCGGGATCGCGCCGACGAACCTGCTCTCGGCCCAGCCCGGCATCGGCCGGCCCTCGGAGTCGCGCGAGATCCGGCTGATCAGGCGGCTGTCGGCGCTCGGCGTCGCCGGGACGCCGGAGACCGCCGCCCTCCCCGCGCTGCTCGCCGCCACGTCGCCGGACGCCGCTGGGAGCCGTTTCTACGGGCCCAGCCGGTTCCGGCACATGAGCGGCCCGCCGGCCGAGCAGGAGCTGTACCGGCCGCTCCGGAGCGCCGAGGACGCGCAGCGCATCTGGCGCCTGTCGGAGCAGCTGACGGGGGTGTCGTTCCCGGACGGGACCGCGGGCCCCGCCCTCGGCCTGCGTGCCGAGCACGGTCAGCCGGCCTGA